Within the Borrelia parkeri genome, the region GAATAGCCTCAAGTCTTTCTCTTGTAATACTCTTATCACATGCCAAACAATTACCATAAGTATTTTGGGAAATTCGATAAAGCGCCTGATTTATTAAATGCAGTTTTTTTTTCTCAACTGAACTTAAAGCTTCAAGATTATTTCCATCCATATTGTCAAATGCAATATCAATTATGTCCTTTAAATGCATATCATTATTAATGATCTCTCTTTTACTATCCTCAACAGATCTTATAGAATTTAATATTCTTTTTTTTGATTCTAAAAGAAAATTTCGCATCTTTTCAACAAATTCATGCTCAAAATTACTTTTCTGCATGATATTACCTCCCTATAATAAATTACAATTTTTAAAAAACTCCGTGTAATTATATAAACAATCCCATATAATGTAAACTAGTACATTAATTTTTAATAAAAAAATAATTGCAATGATACTCCTAATTGTGTACAATTTATTCTGTTACATAAATAACAAGGGGGCATTTTGAACACTAAAGAAGAAGCTATTGAAACTGAAGGTATTGTTAAAGAATCTCTACCTAACACAATGTTTAGGGTAGAACTTAAAAATGGGCATTTAGTTTTAGCTCATCTATCTGGAAAGATGAGAAAACATTTTATAAAAATAGTTCCTGGAGATAGAGTGAAGGTTGAGCTATCACCTTATGATCTTACAAAAGGAAGAATAGTATATAGAGAAAAATAAATACTTATATCAAAGTAATTTAAATCAATTAATAGATCGGTCTTACTTTATATTAAACTATCTTTAACAGACACAATAAAGTTTTTATGAATCCATCCCTGAAGTCCATGACTTGTTTGAATAAGAACAAAGTCATCTTTTCTATTAAGTACATAAACACTTATATTCCCGTTTAAGAATCGCCAGCTTCTTGAAAAATTATCAGGAACTTTATAAAGAGAAACTAGATCACCTTTAATAATTCCAATCTCAGACTGCTGGTCAACATAAAAGTAATATGTTTGAAATAAAGTAAAACACGTTACAGATAAAAGCAAGAATAAAATAATTCTCTTTAAATTTTTTGCATAAAATTTATAAGAAATAATCACTATTAAAATATTTATTAAAATTAAACTAATAATAAAAAAAATATTAGACCAAACAAAATTATTGTTTCGAATATTTTCATTAACTCCATTCTTAGCCTCAATAAAATCAATCACCTTGTAAAAGGTATCATTACTTGGTGAAGTAAAAAATGCCTTATAAGCCGAATAAATTGCATCAAAACATCTATCCATTTTATTCAAAATGAGAGCTCTGTTTAACCACAATCCTGAATAACTTGGATTCTTTTTAAGAATATTATCAACTTTATTAAGAGCATTATCATAATTTTTTGATTTATAATCTTCAATTAAATCATTTATATTATCTTCTGACAAAGAACCATCGTTCATAGCATTAAGACTAACAGCAAGAGTTAATATTAAAATAACTAATCCACAACCTGATGCAATAAAGAACTTTTTATATCTAATAAAAACAGCTAAAGAGAATAAGATTCCTGGTATCAAAATTAAGTAATAAACGGGAACAAAAAATAAAAAAGTTTTATTCCTATGTTTCAAAATATCATGGTATGAAAGCAAACTAAAATCTGACAATAAATCTTGACCAGAATCATTATTATTTTTAAATTCCCCATAATACTCATATTTTAGTCGTTTACCATCAAGTTTATAAACTTTTCCATCATCAGGATTTAAATAAGTAAAATCACCAATATTTAAGAATAAATTACCCTTATTATCTGGTTTAAAAGTATATATCTTAGATATACTGCCCTTATAACCATCTTTTGAGGGTTCAAAATTATAATTTTTTTTATTATAAATAACTTTAGAGTTATAAGTTTCAATTTCTGGAAAACGAATATGTGGAAGATTACCTTGCCCTGTAATTTTTATTAAAACAGTAAAAGTATCTTGATTAATTAAAGTTGAATTAGGGAATTCATAATCAATTTTAAAAGTTCCAACAGCTAAAGACTTAACTTCATCAGGTATTGGTTTAATTTTTAAAGAAATACCAGGACTCATACGGGCAATATTTTCACCTATATTAAAAGAAACACTAGGAATAACAATACCTTTTGAACCTCTAAGAGGAGTTAAGATAAAGTTATAAAGGGGTACATCCAAGATTTCTTTACTATTAAAAGTCCTATACTTAATATTTTCAAATATAGGGGTTCTATCAATCATTGCATCTTTAACAGCATTAAAAGAACTGGCAATAGAATTTAAATTATTATTCACAAGCCAATTGACACGCAAAACAAACCCAACACTCTGATACTCATAAATTTCTTGCTTATCAAAATCCCAATACAATCTAACTGGCAAACCAAAGAACTGAGACTCATCTTCTTTTAAAACAACCACTTCAAACTCTGAACTTAAATAAACTTCACCAAGATAAACAACTTTTAATGAAGGAATCTTAACAAATCCCAATTTATCAAAATAATATTCAATTTTTATTTCTGTAACAATATTATTTCCATCTGGTACCTTTGATATCGAAGCAATTTCGGTGTTATCATTTATATCTTTACTTATTTCAAACTTTAATGACGCCTCATCAATATCTTGAGATAGATTTAATCTAATTACATGAACAACTTTAGATCCTTGAAGGACCTTAGTTGATACTAAATAATCGGTACCAGATAAAGAGTAAATCTCAAAATTTATAAAAAATAAAACTAAAGATATCACCAATCTTCTCGTAAAGACACAGTTTGTTCTTCTGACCTTGTTACCCATAAAACCCTCTCAAGATTTTCAATATACCTTAAAAAATTTTCATTGTTCTCAATAAAATTTTTACTTCTCTTAACACTTAAACTATCTAAATCATCTGGAATACTTCTTTTTTTAATTATTGCAAGTTCAAGATTATATTTAGCATTATAACTTGCAGGATTGATCCTTAAAGCTTCCTTAAATGCCACCTCTGCTTTTCGATAAAGTCCTTGATTATAGTATATTATCCCCTCATTATAGTTTATATTAAAATGCAAAAAGGAATCATTATCTCTTTTTGCATAAGAAAACATCCGAAGAGAGCTTTCATACTCTCCTAAAGAATAATATACAATCCCAAGATTATAATAACCCCACGACATACCTTGCTTATCATCTACAAGATCATAATAAGTAGAAATTGCACCCTGATAGTCGCCTCTAATATATTTATAATTACCAATAGCCATAAGAGACATAGCTCTAATATTAGAACAAGATAAAAAGGATGCAAACATAAAACTCATTAAAAAACAAATTAAAAAGTTTCGTCCCATTTAATGACCTTAACAAATAGATACAATACTATAAATAAAAAAGAGATAGCTAAAAAAAGCTTATATCTTAGAATACCAATAAGCAAAATATCACTTGAACTTTTTTTCATTATATCATTCCTTATCTCATTAATAACATAATTAGTACCTTTTAAATATAAATTATAATAAGAACCCTTAAGAGAAGACGTTAAAAGATACAAATTATCCTCATCAAGCACGGCTTTCACTACATTGCCATCTTTATCCTTAACACTTAAATTATTATCAATCAAAGGAGATGGCTTATCACTTCCAATCCCAACTACAAAGCTTGTAATATTAAGTGCATCAATCAACTTAGGAAAAGTATAATAATTATTCTCACCCCATTCATCTCCATCTGTTAAAATTATCAAAAAATTATAATAAGAATCATCTTTTATTCCCTGTATGGCACTAAAAACTCCCTCACCTAAAAAACTACCAGGAGAACTTATTAAGTTAGGCTCAATATAATTTAACATCTTATGCAAGCTAGCTTTATCCTTAGAAAATGGCAACACTAACAAGGATTTACCTTTAAAAATAGTAAGTGAATACTCAACATTCTCAAAATTATTTAAAATCAAACTAATAAAATTCTTAGCACTCTCAAGTCTGTTAATCGATTTTTCTTCATCAAAGGTTAACATACTACGAGAAATATCAACAACAAAAGATATCCTTAAATTTGATCTTTTATCCTCAGTAGCTTTTTGCCCCCAAGAAATATCCAAGATAGAAACAATTAAAGAACCCAGACTCAATACAAAAAAGAACATCATAAGAATTTTTTTTATATAATAATTTTTAATGTAAGCATTATTAACATACATAAGACTTAAAGTCTTAAAAAATGGAAGCGCTTTTCTAAAATTATAAATATATAAAAAAAGAACTAAAAATAAAATTATAAACAAGTAAGAAGCATAATAATTGCCTATACTCATAACACCTCTTTTAAAAAAACCTTAGACAAAATGAAGTAAAGGATTAATAAGAAAAATATTACCAATAAAAATTCATTGTAAACATCATCATTATCAACCGTAATTTTAACCTTTCTCTCCACATTTTCCTTTTTCGAAAAATCCTGTATTGCAAGTTTAAATGAAAAATCATCACCTACAGAATAAAAAAGTCCTCCTGTTTTACTTGAAATCTCAAAAAGCATACTAGGATCATAAATCTCTCTTAAAGTACCTTGATAAAACCTGCCAGATCTCAATTTAAATCCAACACTAAGCTCTTCACTGCTACCAATTCCAATAGAGTAAATTTTAACATTTAATCCTTGAGCAAGATTTATTACCTGATCCTTATAAACTTCATCTGAATTAACTACCCCATCTGTTAAAACAATCACTGATCTCTTAGGCGCTTCCGAATGCTTTAAATGAGAAAGAGCAATGGAAATACCAAGTCCCAAAGCAGAACCATTTCCAAGATCCATAATATAAATATCGTCTAATTTTTTAGAAAAAAAATCTCTATCAATTGTCAGTGGAACTATTAAAGAAGCTTCCTTAGCAAAAGCTACCAATCCAATATTGTCATTTTCTCTCTGATAAACAAAATATTTAATCAATTCTTTTGCAAATTCAAGTCTATTTTTAGATGAAAATTCAATAGCACCCATGCTAGGAGATATATCCAAAACAATAACAATATCAGCCCCACTACTAAGATAAGTCGTTTTCTTCTTCGAAATAGAAGGACCTGCTAAGGTTAAGATCATAACTGTCATTGCTAAATAAAAGAAAGCATAAGTTATAAAATATAACAAATTTAATCCATAATCCCTTAATTTTATAGAACCAAAGTTTCCATAAATAGATATTGGAAATTTAACTTTTCCTCCTCTACGCTTAAAAAAATGGCTAAAATAAATTATTAATGGAAGAATTATAAGTAAAAATAAATATAAAGGCTCATTGAATGTTAACATTATCACCTCTATTAAATTCTTCAAAATTAAAAGCTGCTTTCCTTAAATCATCTAAAACAAATGATAGATTTCCACCTGATAAATTGATTCCACTAAATTTACTAAAATCAGAAAGCCTAAGCATATTAACAAAAGTTGAACGAATTTCATAAGGAACGTTAAAATTTTTCAAAATTTCAGAAATTTCTGTAGTAGTAATTGCATTAAAATCAAAACCTGTTTTTTTAGATAAATACACCCTTAAAGATGAATTCAATAAATTATAAAAAACAACCTGTTCTTCGTCACTCTTAATATAATTAGACAAAATAATCATTTGTTTCTGAAACACTTTATAAGGTTTTCTTAAATTATGCTTCATTATTAAAAACACTAATAACTGCTTGACAAGCTTCAAAAATTTAATAAAAAAGTAAGGAACTACTACAAGAGCTAAAATAAAAATAACAAGATACGTACTTGTTCCTGGAAGAAAAAGCACTCCCTCTATATCTTGAATTTTAAGAACATCATCATCTGCAATTAACTTACTAGTATTTATTTTGACATTATTGAGAATTAATTTAAAAGATTTATCATTGCTGATAATATCTCCAACATAAATACGCGGAAGAGTATTGCTTCCGACATAAAACGAAACAAAATATATTATTACCTCCCCGCTCTCAGGTCTGTAAAGAAGTGAATTAACCTCAACAAACTCATTTTTAATTTCCTCAAATTCAGCAGGGATAAATTTTTCATTCTCACCAAGAATTAACGAAAATTTAAGCTCAACAGTATCTCCCACATAATAACGTGTTGGAATAAATATCTCATTTTTTATCTCATAAGAGAATAAATAAAACGACAAAAAAAACATGATAAAGACAATTGTGTTTTTCAAAAATCATTCTCCTTTTTTAAAAGAGCTTTTAGCTTTCTAAAAACATCATCTTTCGTACTAATTTCTATAAAATTAATACCTCTTTTTATGCATTCTTTTCTCCATTTAATTTTATCTAATGTCCAATAATTTTTATAACTATTCAATATTGTTTTACTAAATCCAGAAGTTAAAAAATCTTCACTGGTTTCAATATCTTCATAAGTTAAAACTCCATATTGAGGAAGATTTTCATCAAAAAAATCTGTAAGCCTTATTGCAATAATATTATGACGTTTACTAAGAACGGTTAAAGATTTAAAATAACCACTGGCTTTAAAATCTGAAATAATGATAATTAAAGATCTTTTCTTATAATATTCAGCTGTATTTTTAAATACATAAGTTAAATTACTTCCCCTCTTAAGCCGTCTATTTATTGTCTCGTTCAAAATTAGTCCTAAATGTGAATGCCCTTTTCGAGATGAAATAAACTTATCCGTTTCACTTGAGAAAAAAGTTATACCTATTTTATCATTATTAAAAAATGCCATATGAGCAAAAATAGAAACTAATAAATCTTGAATTTCCTTTTTACTAGTCAAGCTTCCCAGACTCATTGAAAGAGAATTATCAACAAGCAAATGAAGATTCATTCCCTTATCTTCTCTAAAAACCTTCGAGAATATGCTATCTGTTTTCGAACTAACATTCCAATCAATCAATCTAGCATCATCCGTCTCTTCATAAGGTCTAAACTCATGAAATTCAAGACCAAGACCCTTAAAAATAGAACGATATCCACCAAAATTAAGTTCCAAAAGCATTTTTCTGGAGAAAAATTTCAAAGCTTTTATCTTAGTTTTAGTGCTAGCATTTAATTCATTATCATATTGCATATGAAATTTAAACCCTTAAGGAAGTGCCACAGCTGAGAGAAGTATCTTAATAATATCATCAGTATTCATCTCCTCAACCTCTGCCTCATAAGATGGAGTAATTCTATGTCTTAACACATTATAAGCCACAGCCTTAACATCTTCAGGGAGAACAAATAATCGCCCCTCATAAAGGGCATTAACACGAGCACATTTAAGCAAACTAAGTGATGCCCTAGGAGATGCTCCAAATTCAATATATTTAGTAAATGGATAAGTTTTTTTATCATTTTCACGAGAAGCTGCTATTAAAGTAACGATATAAAGCATTATCTTATCATCTACCTTAACCTTACCAATTGTACGCTTGAGATCTGCTAAAGAATAAGCATTCATTATTTTTGCAACTTTAATATTCTCAAGCCCGCCATCAATTGAGAATATTTTAAGAAGCTTAATTTCATCTTGAATAGAAGGATATTTCACATTAACTTTTAACAAAAATCTATCAAGTTGAGCCTCTGGCAAATTATAAGTCCCCTCTTGTTCAATTGGATTTTGTGTTGCAAGAACAAAGAATGGATCGGGCAGCTTATGTGTTTCATCGCCAAGAGTTACTTGACGCTCACTCATTGCCTCAAGAAGTGCTGATTGAACCTTTGCAGGTGCTCTATTAATTTCATCCGCTAAAATAATATTTGAAAATACAGGCCCCTTTCTAACCTTAAAAGTTCCTGTCGTACTCTTATATACCATATTACCTGTAAGATCAGAAGGCAAAAGGTCCGGGGTAAATTGCACTCTCTTAAAACCAAGATCAAGAACATCTGAAACTGTTTGAATCGTCAATGTTTTAGCAAGTCCTGGTACACCTTCAAGCAAAACATGTCCTTCAGTCAAAATTCCCATCAAAATAGCATCTATCATTTCTCTTTGACCAAGGATTCTACTTGAAACTTCTCTTCTAAACTTATTTATTAAACCTAATGCATTCTCTACTTCAGAATCTATTTGAAAACTACTTTTCATACCACTCCTATCGTACTAAAATTTTTCATCAAAAATAAAATATAAACGATAAAACGAAAAAATAAAATCACTACTTATAAAGCAAAAGAAAATTCCTCTCTTTACTATCATTCATTGTTGATGATTTTATTTCTATTTTGTTAAACAAGCTTTCAATATGACTAATTTCAAACTTAATCTTATTTAATTTACCCTTATAAGCCACAATCAAACCCCCATCTTTTAAAATCAATTTCAAAATCCTTGCATATTCTCTTATATCTCTAAAAGCCCTGATTGTAATAAATTCGTATTTATTTTGCTCTTTATCAACATCACGTTCTAATACCTCAACATTGTCTAAACCAAGTTCTAAACTAATCATCCTTAAAAAAGTAGCCTTTTTATTGCTACGTTCAAGAAGAATATACTCTCTAAAGTTATCAAAAAGAGCCAAAACAATCCCTGGGAATCCAGCTCCACTACCTACATCAAGTACTTGCCGTGGATTCTTATCTTTTATAATAGGCAATCCAGCTATAGAATCTAAAACATGTAAAAGCACTGCATCAAAATTTCGATCATTATTTGACACCAAGTTAAACCTAGTACCAAATAACAAAACTTTTTCTATATAAAATCTTAATTTATCAATACTTTTTGAAGTAAAAGGCACTCCTAAACTTTTCAAAGAAAGTTCAAAATCATTCATCATAAAGCCAAATCAAGCACTACCTTATTTTTAGGACTTGAAAAATATATAAGTAAAACTTGAATATCTGTATTTCTAACACCAGAAATCCTACTTGCCTGAGCAAGATTAGCTGGTTGGATTTTAACAAACTTTTCCCTAGCCTCTCTAGATAAACCATCAATTTCATAATTAAAATCAAAGGGTAATTTAATAAGCTCAAGGTTATTCATTTTCCTAATTAAATCTCTTTGTCTATTAATGTAGCCTTCATATTTAATATCTAATTCAACCTGTTCAAGAATCACTTTTGAAGCCTTCAACTTAGGATCTATATCAACAAGATCACTTAAATTGATATACGGATCTTTTATAATATGATAAAAATCTTTACTAATATGTTTCTTTAACTGCAAAGTACTAGCTTCCCTTTCCTTAAGACGCCTCTGCCTCAAAAGTTCCTTAATTTCTTCTACTTGCTTCTCCTTGAAAAAATATCTAGAATATTTTTCCTCACTAACCAACCCAACTTCATATCCCCACTTAATCAACCTCTTATCACTAGTATCATGTCTTAAATTAAGCCTATGTTCAGCCCTTGAGGTAAACATTCTATAAGGTTCCTTAGTACCCTTAGTAACAAGATCATCAATAAGCACTCCAATATAAGAACTTGTTCTTGGCAATATCATTGGATCTTTCCCTTGCAACTTAAGTGCTGCATTAATTCCAGCCATCAATCCTTGAGCTGCGGCTTCCTCATATCCTGAGGATCCATTAGTTTGTCCTGCAACAAAAAGTCCCTTAACCCTTTTAGTCTCAAGGCTTGCATATAATTCAATAGGATTAATATAATCATACTCAACAGCATATCCAGGTCTTGTAATAACTGCATTTTCAAGTCCATCAATACTATTGATCAATCTTTTTTGAACATCCTCGGGTAAAGATGAACTTAGACCATTAAGATACATTTCTTCAGTACTTAAGCCTTCAGGTTCAATAAATATTTGATGTTTATCTTTATCTTTGAATTTTACTATCTTGTCTTCAATTGAAGGACAATATCTTGGACCATTCCCAACAATTTCACCGGAATAAAGCGGAGAGAGATGCATATTGTCACTAATTATTTCATGTGTTTTTTTATTTGTATAAGTGATGTAACAAGAGAGTTGAACTTTATCTATCTTAGTATTTGAAAAGGAAAAAGGAATGATATCAGAATCTCCAAATTGAATTTCTGTTTTTGCAAAATTTATACTCTTTCTATGAACCCTAGCAGGAGTACCTGTCTTAAGTCTACCCATCTCAAATCCAAGTTCAAGTAAAATTTTTTCAAGACCATAAGCAGCAGGCTCAGAAATTCTCCCCATACAAGCTCTATATTCACCAATAAATATTTTACCTCTAAGAAAAGTTCCGGTTGTAAGAACCACAACACGAGATGTAAATTTATTACCTCTCTCTGTAACAACACCTTCGATTTTATTCCTCATAGAATTAAGCAAAAAGTCACTAACGGTATCTTGAAAAAGATCAAGATTGGTTTGCCTTTCCAATGTTTCTTTTGCCTTAACCTGATACACTAATTTATCAGCCTGAGCACGTGGAGCCTGCACAGCAGGCCCTCTGCTTTTATTTAAAATTCTAAATTGAATCATACTAAAGTCAATAAGGCATCCCATCTCTCCTCCAAGAGCATCAATTTCACGCACCATATTTCCCTTAGCAAGTCCACCAATAGCAGGATTACAAGAAAGTTTACCAATTGTATCTAAATTCTGAGTAATTAGAAGCGTCTTAAAATTTAATCTTGAAAGAGCTAAGGATGCTTCAATACCAGCATGTCCGCCTCCAATTACAATAGCATCGAAATCCATATCTATATCTATTTTCCTAAACAAAAATTCTTAAACATATTGTTAAGTACATCTTCACTAGTAACCTCACCTGTTATTTCGCCTAAAAAATTAAGAACTTCATAAACATCAAACGCCAACATATCATAGCTTATATCTTTTTCTATCTTATTTAATAACTCAATAATTAAAGTATAAGCTTTTTTTAAAAGTTCTGCTTGGCGACTTGATGATACTATAACATCATAAGCATCAATATCAATATAATCAAAGCATGTCAATGACCTTATCTTATCATAAAGAGAATCTACACCAAATAAAGTCTTAGTACTAATCTTTACTAAATTTGATGAATTTATATTACCTGAATTAAAAAATTCAACTGTTTGTCTATTTGGTTCTAAATCCATCTTATTTAAAACAAAAATCACTTTAGAATGTCCCTTATAAGAATCAATAAATTTTAAATCGTCATTTGTTAATCTTGCACTCACATCAATAACATAAAGAACTAAAGATGCTTCCTTAATTAAAGAATTACTTTTAACGATACCCAACTGTTCAACAAAATCACTAGTCTCCCTAAGTCCTGCTGTATCAAAAACGTTAAATAAAATACCATCAAATTCAAAGCTTGCTTGAATGTAATCTCTTGTAGTGCCAGCATAAGAGGAAACTATAGCCCTATCTTCCTTTAGTAACAAATTAAAAAGAGAAGATTTGCCAACATTAACAGAACCGGCTAAAACCAATGCAATTCCATGATCCAGTTTCCTTGAAGTATTATAAGAATCAATCAATCTTTTAAGTTCATCTCTGCTTTTTGAAATAACCTCAAAAGGAATGACAATCTCATATTCACTTGTTTCATAATCAAGATGAACACTAAGTGCTGAGAGAAAATTTAAAATATCTTTTTTGATTAAATCTATTTTAGCAAACAAAGAACCTGAAAGCTTGTTAACAGCAAGAGCATGGGTCTTATTAGTTTTAGCAGAAATTAGCTCATTTACTGCCTCTGCCTTAGTAAGATCAAGTTTTCCAGCCAAAAAAGCACGAAGAGTAAATTCACCAGGCTCAGCCATTCTAAATCCCACTTTCAAAAAACATCCTATAATTCTCTTTATACCAATAGGGGATCCATGAGCCATAACCTCTATTGAATCTTGACCTGTAAAACTTTTTGGGGCTCTATAAAGGCAAACAACAACTTCGTCCAATTTTTCACAAGTTTCTTTATCTATTAAATATCCATAATGAATGGTATGACCAGACGCCTCAAGCAGTCGCTTAGGATCTGAGAATATTTTAGAAAATTTTTCAATTGAAGAAACCCCACTACTACGAATCACACACAAAGCACTACTAAGTAAAGGAGTAGCAAGTGCAACAATATCATCTTCTCTTTGAAAAAGCTTGCTCATAGACTATAAAAATTATAACATAGCATAAATGGCAAAGGCTAAAAATAAAAGAAAAAATTCAAAAATACAATACATAAGATCAATGACCTAAATTTGTAAATATTATGAATTTCACTTATAATTTATTTTATAAAGATGAAGACCAAATTAGAAACCGAACTGAAAAATACTTTACAAGAAGAAGTTCTTTTAGTAGAAGATATATATGATATGTACCTAAATATAAAAAGATATCTTGATGAAAAAAACGAAACAATGTTTAAAGAAGCAATAAATAAAACAAACATTTATCTTCAAAAATTTAAAGATATAGAAC harbors:
- the mnmE gene encoding tRNA uridine-5-carboxymethylaminomethyl(34) synthesis GTPase MnmE, with translation MSKLFQREDDIVALATPLLSSALCVIRSSGVSSIEKFSKIFSDPKRLLEASGHTIHYGYLIDKETCEKLDEVVVCLYRAPKSFTGQDSIEVMAHGSPIGIKRIIGCFLKVGFRMAEPGEFTLRAFLAGKLDLTKAEAVNELISAKTNKTHALAVNKLSGSLFAKIDLIKKDILNFLSALSVHLDYETSEYEIVIPFEVISKSRDELKRLIDSYNTSRKLDHGIALVLAGSVNVGKSSLFNLLLKEDRAIVSSYAGTTRDYIQASFEFDGILFNVFDTAGLRETSDFVEQLGIVKSNSLIKEASLVLYVIDVSARLTNDDLKFIDSYKGHSKVIFVLNKMDLEPNRQTVEFFNSGNINSSNLVKISTKTLFGVDSLYDKIRSLTCFDYIDIDAYDVIVSSSRQAELLKKAYTLIIELLNKIEKDISYDMLAFDVYEVLNFLGEITGEVTSEDVLNNMFKNFCLGK
- the mnmG gene encoding tRNA uridine-5-carboxymethylaminomethyl(34) synthesis enzyme MnmG; this translates as MDFDAIVIGGGHAGIEASLALSRLNFKTLLITQNLDTIGKLSCNPAIGGLAKGNMVREIDALGGEMGCLIDFSMIQFRILNKSRGPAVQAPRAQADKLVYQVKAKETLERQTNLDLFQDTVSDFLLNSMRNKIEGVVTERGNKFTSRVVVLTTGTFLRGKIFIGEYRACMGRISEPAAYGLEKILLELGFEMGRLKTGTPARVHRKSINFAKTEIQFGDSDIIPFSFSNTKIDKVQLSCYITYTNKKTHEIISDNMHLSPLYSGEIVGNGPRYCPSIEDKIVKFKDKDKHQIFIEPEGLSTEEMYLNGLSSSLPEDVQKRLINSIDGLENAVITRPGYAVEYDYINPIELYASLETKRVKGLFVAGQTNGSSGYEEAAAQGLMAGINAALKLQGKDPMILPRTSSYIGVLIDDLVTKGTKEPYRMFTSRAEHRLNLRHDTSDKRLIKWGYEVGLVSEEKYSRYFFKEKQVEEIKELLRQRRLKEREASTLQLKKHISKDFYHIIKDPYINLSDLVDIDPKLKASKVILEQVELDIKYEGYINRQRDLIRKMNNLELIKLPFDFNYEIDGLSREAREKFVKIQPANLAQASRISGVRNTDIQVLLIYFSSPKNKVVLDLAL